The Tolypothrix sp. PCC 7712 region CCTATAGGAGTAAGTATAAACAACGCCAAAGCCATAGCAGCTTCCGCATTGTCTGGGAATGTAACAATTATCCAACATCCAACAGAAATTACAATAACTGCGAATATAATAATAACACCTATGCTCTTAATGCTCATAATGCTTTTTAATCTTATAAAAACTGAATTAATTTGCAATTACCTTAAGCAATTTAAATCTTTTTGCCTATAAGCCAATTAACTGCCTCAAGTAGTAAGGTAAGCAGTATGAATTCACAAACATGATATCCAGAAATTACGTATAATTCTTTGTTAAATAACAATTTTTAATACAAGGATCTCTTATCTTTGTCTCCTTTGGAGATTTTCAAAACATCTCCTAACTCACTGCATAGTCTGTAAACTGTCTCATAAAAGGAGACTGGAACCCTAATACAATATCTTCATTGGGAACACCCGCAGCTACTAAATTAGCAGCAATATCATCCTCTGTACCATTCCACTGAAGCCAAATCTTGCCATTTTTAATATCAATATGGATGATACAACTATGTACCCAGTTTTGACCTTCCCAGCCTACATGAACTATTTGATAATGGTCGCGTTCTGTATCAAAAATTGTCTCAACTTCTATATTTCCGTAAGCTGGTTTTTGCTCGCTATAATTATGTAGTATTTCTTGTACAAGCTGGCGATACAGAGTTAATTTATCCATTGGAAAATCACCTCTTGCTCTACATCATAAATCAGCATTTTCACTTGATTTTCTGCTATCATATCTTTGGGAAAATCGAGTTGAAAAAATGTATTGTAAGTTGTTAAAGGTACGGCTAAATATAAAATACGCTCCGGCTGTAACCTTCTCAATGCACCTCGATAATTAATAAACTGTC contains the following coding sequences:
- a CDS encoding XisI protein codes for the protein MDKLTLYRQLVQEILHNYSEQKPAYGNIEVETIFDTERDHYQIVHVGWEGQNWVHSCIIHIDIKNGKIWLQWNGTEDDIAANLVAAGVPNEDIVLGFQSPFMRQFTDYAVS